One window of the Marinilactibacillus sp. Marseille-P9653 genome contains the following:
- a CDS encoding virulence protein: MEFKITYEVKGEPRKALVHAISEFLNTIPKYKGVPTCAYEIGDLVVDREGAVILNNSMTPAEVDKMVTVLEEQGFMPTNYGENAFDGIEVAMPREMFTDKAIENLHKIVNAKGELISKAIGTMDLRIIENDVKVKFPWFPKTEDSEEVTHYTQFTEALCKMAIERNRVASTPKKSENEKYDFRCFLLRLGFIGDEYKALRKFLLRNLTGNAAFKHGRPKKDAN, translated from the coding sequence ATGGAATTTAAAATCACTTATGAAGTCAAAGGAGAACCAAGGAAGGCACTAGTACATGCGATCAGCGAGTTCTTAAACACCATACCCAAATATAAAGGCGTTCCCACATGTGCTTATGAGATCGGAGACTTAGTAGTTGACCGGGAAGGGGCAGTTATTCTAAATAACAGCATGACCCCCGCAGAGGTGGACAAAATGGTCACGGTGCTCGAAGAACAAGGTTTCATGCCCACAAATTACGGTGAGAATGCCTTTGACGGCATTGAGGTAGCCATGCCAAGAGAGATGTTTACAGACAAGGCGATCGAGAACCTGCACAAGATCGTAAATGCCAAAGGGGAACTTATCAGCAAAGCCATCGGCACCATGGACTTAAGAATCATCGAAAACGATGTGAAAGTAAAGTTCCCATGGTTTCCAAAAACAGAGGACAGCGAGGAAGTGACCCATTACACTCAGTTCACCGAAGCCTTATGCAAAATGGCCATCGAGCGAAACCGAGTGGCTTCCACACCAAAGAAAAGCGAGAATGAGAAATACGATTTCAGATGCTTTCTATTAAGACTAGGGTTTATCGGGGACGAGTACAAGGCGCTTAGGAAGTTCTTGCTTCGAAACCTAACAGGCAACGCAGCCTTTAAACATGGGAGACCTAAAAAGGATGCAAACTAA
- a CDS encoding helix-turn-helix domain-containing protein: MGNQFKGFDNIFALTLRSMMEEHPHTGEKTTQKALAKAIGIRPQTVSLYMDGSTQPTADNLYKIARYFDVSVDYLLTGVSSENKEIHKILGLSEGSVNLIKRAHDTDKFGSYSEVVPVLDELLSDVDFYRFLEDLSFKMENLKKLAQMSPDEKEKMMSGLNVEGYWAWDLNAYVNEFIKKELEKRGISLRED; the protein is encoded by the coding sequence GTGGGAAATCAATTCAAAGGGTTCGATAATATTTTTGCCTTAACTTTAAGAAGCATGATGGAAGAGCATCCTCACACTGGGGAGAAAACCACACAAAAGGCACTGGCCAAAGCCATTGGTATCCGTCCACAGACCGTTAGTTTGTATATGGATGGCTCTACTCAGCCTACTGCAGATAACTTGTATAAGATTGCGAGATACTTTGATGTATCTGTGGATTATCTACTAACAGGAGTCAGCTCTGAGAACAAGGAGATACATAAAATCCTTGGTTTGTCAGAAGGATCGGTCAACCTTATTAAAAGAGCACATGATACAGACAAATTCGGATCTTATTCAGAAGTTGTACCGGTGTTGGATGAGCTTTTATCAGATGTGGACTTTTATCGTTTTTTAGAAGACTTGTCGTTTAAAATGGAGAATTTAAAAAAGCTGGCGCAGATGTCACCAGACGAGAAGGAAAAGATGATGTCCGGCCTAAATGTTGAGGGTTACTGGGCATGGGATTTGAACGCTTATGTAAATGAATTCATTAAGAAGGAACTAGAAAAACGGGGGATTTCTTTGCGTGAGGACTAA
- a CDS encoding phage/plasmid primase, P4 family, translating into MQKGRRTKVLYNTKGYKTGTTEEYQSQWTTFDKASEAVELHQFDGVGLVLPSGIAGIDIDDIGADSELAQEVRVLMNTYEELSPSGQGTHHLFEVDINQIPVSINSNSIKKLSKDYYSKNPHNQMEIYIGGLTSRYLTFTGNAISDQPLMNRTNEALTFLNRYMKKSSFIESENVGFTVNNNFDIIVTARKAKNGEKFIALFDKGDISDYGSHSEADQALCNILAFYCGGDMEQIDSLFRQSKLYREKWERDDYRTSTIEKAIEGCHDQFYTGSKDMPSYIYYDERSKRIKVNCPLLARYIRENLHYIFVRDSAKGGVLRYVYEDGCYRLYADEMLKGIIKSYITSIDESILQMRDVDEVFRQITTDLKFKTHGELNAGEDIVNFQNGLLRLSDMKLLPHSPDVLSTIQIPCDWLGEAKPTPVFDQFMADLTNSDEAVQNLLLEFMGVTLSNVKGHRMKKSLFMVGKGDTGKSQLKTLTERLLGNGNFIGIDLKEMESRFGTGNLYNKRLAGSSDMSFLTVGELRIFKQCTGGDSIFGEFKGQNGFEFIYKGLLWFCMNRLPKFGGDDGKWVYDRIMQVNCNNVIPKDKQDKFLLDKMYAERDGIVYKAIMALKQVIQNGYIFTEPQCVENARSIYMADNNTIIAFFNECMQPRPFEKIKDSCTTGRVYKVYKAWCADNNHGYAKTAKEFRNELADYLGTTFADMTVRRGKGGTFYRSYTLTDEAKVNYQSAYGYDELPLLSSN; encoded by the coding sequence ATGCAAAAAGGCCGCCGTACCAAAGTCTTATACAACACCAAGGGCTATAAAACCGGCACTACAGAGGAGTATCAGTCTCAATGGACAACCTTTGATAAAGCTAGTGAAGCTGTAGAGCTTCATCAATTTGATGGTGTAGGTCTTGTCCTTCCATCTGGTATTGCTGGAATTGATATTGACGATATCGGTGCTGATAGTGAATTAGCTCAAGAAGTTAGAGTGCTGATGAACACCTATGAAGAACTTTCTCCAAGTGGCCAAGGCACCCATCACCTCTTTGAGGTGGATATCAATCAGATACCAGTTTCAATAAATAGTAACTCCATTAAGAAGCTGTCCAAAGATTACTATAGCAAGAACCCACACAACCAGATGGAAATTTACATCGGCGGACTAACTAGTCGCTACCTTACTTTTACAGGAAATGCGATTAGCGATCAGCCTTTAATGAATAGAACCAATGAAGCGCTCACCTTCTTGAACAGATACATGAAAAAAAGTAGTTTCATAGAGTCTGAGAATGTTGGTTTCACAGTTAATAACAATTTCGATATTATCGTCACCGCCAGAAAAGCCAAGAATGGCGAGAAATTTATAGCTCTTTTTGACAAAGGTGACATTTCGGACTACGGCAGCCATTCAGAAGCCGACCAAGCATTATGTAATATCCTCGCATTCTACTGCGGTGGGGATATGGAACAGATAGATAGTCTGTTCAGACAGTCCAAGCTATACCGGGAAAAATGGGAGCGTGATGATTACCGCACATCTACCATCGAAAAAGCCATTGAAGGTTGTCATGACCAGTTCTATACGGGCAGTAAGGACATGCCTTCTTACATTTATTACGATGAGCGTTCCAAACGCATAAAGGTTAACTGTCCCTTACTGGCAAGATACATTCGAGAAAACCTTCACTACATCTTCGTTCGTGATAGTGCCAAAGGTGGCGTTTTACGATATGTCTACGAGGATGGATGTTACAGGCTTTATGCGGATGAAATGTTAAAAGGCATCATTAAAAGTTACATTACATCCATTGATGAAAGTATCTTGCAGATGCGGGATGTAGATGAAGTGTTTCGTCAGATTACCACTGACTTGAAATTCAAAACCCATGGGGAACTGAATGCCGGTGAGGACATCGTTAATTTCCAAAATGGCCTACTTAGGCTTTCTGATATGAAGCTACTACCCCACAGTCCTGATGTGTTAAGCACCATCCAGATTCCTTGTGATTGGCTGGGCGAAGCTAAACCTACACCAGTCTTTGATCAGTTCATGGCTGACCTTACCAACAGTGATGAGGCAGTGCAGAATTTGCTCCTTGAGTTTATGGGAGTGACTCTCTCCAATGTAAAAGGACATCGTATGAAGAAATCACTTTTCATGGTTGGTAAAGGTGATACCGGGAAGTCACAGCTAAAAACTTTGACAGAACGATTATTGGGAAATGGCAACTTCATCGGGATTGATTTAAAAGAGATGGAGTCCCGATTTGGCACCGGTAATCTCTACAACAAGCGTCTTGCGGGAAGCTCCGATATGAGTTTCTTGACCGTTGGTGAACTTCGCATCTTCAAACAATGTACCGGTGGGGATAGTATCTTTGGAGAGTTCAAAGGACAAAACGGATTCGAGTTTATCTATAAAGGACTTCTCTGGTTCTGTATGAACCGCCTACCTAAATTTGGTGGCGATGATGGGAAATGGGTCTATGACCGCATCATGCAGGTCAACTGCAACAACGTCATTCCAAAGGACAAACAGGATAAGTTCTTGCTGGATAAAATGTATGCCGAGCGTGATGGCATTGTTTATAAAGCAATCATGGCGCTCAAGCAAGTCATTCAAAATGGATACATCTTTACAGAACCACAATGTGTTGAAAATGCCAGATCAATTTATATGGCGGATAACAATACCATCATTGCTTTCTTTAATGAATGTATGCAGCCTAGACCCTTTGAAAAAATCAAAGACAGCTGCACCACCGGTCGAGTCTACAAAGTGTATAAGGCATGGTGTGCAGATAACAATCATGGCTACGCAAAAACTGCAAAAGAGTTCCGCAATGAACTGGCAGATTATCTTGGCACCACTTTTGCAGATATGACCGTTCGCAGGGGCAAAGGCGGTACATTCTATCGTAGCTATACCTTAACAGATGAGGCAAAAGTCAATTATCAAAGCGCTTATGGCTATGATGAGTTGCCGCTTCTTTCATCCAACTAG